The Lewinellaceae bacterium nucleotide sequence CGCCAGGTGATCATAACGATTGATATGCTCGCCAAGACCATGAACCAAAGCAAAAACAGCTCTTGGTTTTTCGACAGACCATTCTTTTGCGTAAAGCTTTAATCCGTCTTTTGCCTGAAGTGAATAGGATGTGGTCATGCTGGTTACTGGTTACTGGTTTGCTGGTTGCTGGTTTGCTGGTTTGCTGGTTGCTGTTTGTCAAATGCCCGAAATATATTGCCAAAAAATTGGGATTAGAGGTACCGTTCATTGATTATTTTAAAATGGTGTATTTCATGCCCGGCAATGATATAGGCCATGGCCAGGGACGTGACGGAAGTACCACTGGCCAGTCCGTGTCTCAGCCACATTTTTTCACTGAAATTTCTAAACAGACAAATGGTGGACCGTCGAACAGCCTCGTATTCCTCGATAATGGATTCTATGGTACGATCGGCAGCATTCATGTAAGGAGCATAGGCATTTTGATCAAAACCTGGAAGCGGAGTTCTGTCATGCCTGGCAATACGAAGGGCCCTGTTGCTAAAAATACGCTCTCCATCTATAATGTGAATGAGAATTTCCTTGATATTCCATTTATCCTCCGCATATTTATAATCCCATTTTTCACGTGGAATGGATTTTAAAAAGCCAAGATTTAATGGCAAGGATTGTTCCAAAGTGGAAACAATATCATTACTGGTGATCTTACTGACGTAAGGTTCGTAAAAAGCAGCATAATCGCCTGACGCAGGTCGTGAATTTTTCATAGATACCCTAATATGTGATTTAACAATATGGTCTAAAATTTATTTCGTAAATTTGTTATTCTTCCGTTTTTCAATTCAATAGCGGAAGCGGTTGAAAAATACGCAAAAGTTATATTATGAACAAATCATTTCACCTCTTAATTGCTTTTATTTTTATCCTGCCAATAGGGATACATGCACAACCCCCCACTCCTCCTAAAGATACCTTGCGGAGTTTGAATGTAGGTGACCTTGAAGATGAATTTGCCTCTTCCCTGGAAAGGTCTAAAAAGGTTATCATCGTGGATCAGAAGGATCTTTTGGTTCCAAAGGAGTACGTCCAAAAGGAAAAGCGCTTTTTTTACGAGCAGGTTCCTGTAATGGAAAACGAAAACTTTGCGATTGTAGATTTACCCAAAGGATACACCGGCTTCAGGGTAGAATTGATAAAAGTACATGACGAACCATTGGCTGACAATGACATTATCTTTTTCCGTCACGGAAATGTGGTCGAGGAAACGATTGGAGAAAAAGAATACGCCTATTCCATCGGGGATTTTAAAACCGAAGCCGAAGCCAACGAATTCATGGAGACTTTTATCCTCGAACTTTATCCGGCAGCCAGGGTCATTCCCTACCAGGACGGCATGAGATATTAGTGCCTGCAAAAAGTAACCAGCAATACGCAACAACATGAACACCTACGAAAAAAATGCACGGAACACCATTAAGCGCGTTCCAAAAAGAGGAGATTACGATAAAGAAACCGTTTATAAAATCCTGGATGCTACCTATGTGTGTCAGGTGGCTTTTGTGGTGGACGGACAACCCTTTATCATTCCCACCGTTTTCGGAAGAAAGGATGATACCATTTTTCTTCACGGATCGGTCAAAAGCAGGATGATGACCAGCCTCGAAGAAGGCATTCCTGTCTGTATTAATGTGACTTTTACCGACGGAATCGTGCTGGCGAGAAGCGCCTTTCACCATTCCCTGAATTACCGGTCTGTGAGTATCTTCGGAAAAGCCAGGGCCGTTGCACATGAACAAAAAAACGAAGCCTTCCAGGTCATCATGGACCAAATTTTAAAAGGCCGGTGGGAGGAAGCCCGGAAGCCATCCGAAAAAGAACTGCAAGTCACCTCCGTACTTGCCATTGAGATCGAAGATGCGGCTGCCAAGATTCGGACCGGACCGCCGGTGGATGATAAAGAAGACCTGGAGTTGCCCATCTGGGGCGGTGTAGTCCCATTGGTTACCCAGATCGGGAATCCCATTCCGGATGAATATACGCCCGAGGACATGGGATTGCCGGCAAGCATTCTCCACTTGATTCGGTCGTAATTAAATGAATGAAGTGACAAAACAAATTGAAGCATTAGGGGGCAGACTCCTCTTTTAGGTTGGGGCAAGTTCAGGCAATTATTCAATTTATTTTTGTGTCATTACTAAGTTCAAACCATGAAATATTTAAAAATCGCGTTCTCCATATTTATCCTTACAACCACTACCTGGTCGTGCAATCCA carries:
- a CDS encoding DinB family protein; the protein is MKNSRPASGDYAAFYEPYVSKITSNDIVSTLEQSLPLNLGFLKSIPREKWDYKYAEDKWNIKEILIHIIDGERIFSNRALRIARHDRTPLPGFDQNAYAPYMNAADRTIESIIEEYEAVRRSTICLFRNFSEKMWLRHGLASGTSVTSLAMAYIIAGHEIHHFKIINERYL
- a CDS encoding pyridoxamine 5'-phosphate oxidase family protein, with protein sequence MNTYEKNARNTIKRVPKRGDYDKETVYKILDATYVCQVAFVVDGQPFIIPTVFGRKDDTIFLHGSVKSRMMTSLEEGIPVCINVTFTDGIVLARSAFHHSLNYRSVSIFGKARAVAHEQKNEAFQVIMDQILKGRWEEARKPSEKELQVTSVLAIEIEDAAAKIRTGPPVDDKEDLELPIWGGVVPLVTQIGNPIPDEYTPEDMGLPASILHLIRS